In Myripristis murdjan chromosome 2, fMyrMur1.1, whole genome shotgun sequence, a genomic segment contains:
- the LOC115375102 gene encoding microtubule-associated protein 2-like isoform X8, protein MKEDEPQQAPQDQVSHTVDKTPEGVEHVLAESSSVTMSPLKQPDKQDTGKMIEEVPESHLLVESKAIAEKQPSLGEEGLHLHAEDRERHILQSKPETSKSDSEDKFVTIERMQKEGPDSGSDIQLHETPPQTDVNKGDQRQVTFKPSSEPGIEPTVTADTLTEDESRAKAYFETSTQNREEEPSQTQSYYELSTVTETKLSQEKTVNSLNVESRHQTLDQVSSKVTSESIIQKQEEHSEGKVGLSPGKMSLEQRSLSLNVTVGSLAGQTTVGGKSSSISAILCPISGSFDESTAVPPTPSVESHSPKIPPALSVTPTFTESPEDISTKTERDGLPSPKHTFEQTSGLSEMLDLAGALPRRSLEKREMDHRRKSVPANVSALVGSSLAKLALGEQTPRVMEGESQLEELGYCVFSEYSGPMPSPADLPSPGHSPHQHFPSVESEGEEELGAIKAKDDQKVAMKQPDQKEVVTDISQKIVVEKKEVLGAPVKSTMMLERAVTTGMKPDRLRIPVTSKDRLSEFRLESGLPDDIKIQAIPEVEVEKDPSREASPIPPDNSFTFSTSGIGGKGSLTPTTPKSPDDASSEFHVTGEGTKTVMSDVKAEKDLESENINNKQSESNKEMKKCDCDHQIRTGEESEVAKMDESSGKSLEKEREKCQSEHGITGTFEETETGTQEASKAGQHPLIEKPTVEKDAQNQLGEINQKGPVIPPVSSPVIIIPQAQVEEEAEEEDYVEIAEEPQEIMEESEESVLPKEQAHECLLREEAKEGKTKEEVRLVEGIQMTEDEPKSGAEESSHSGQISNEGEPDTDSSHLSACSDHDLPQLPLERGKNEEMKEDRVVDKPQKAKEGEKKEEDERQGQVEEEDKEKEVESAKSDEEKEEREKMDDKDSEERTQEEGYREEESKDIEIGEEVEETSCMLSQTSQTANDETTMDVSISGWMDSQDDDISVMTEKIEALPQTQSPTSTPVVDRPAKRAPGREKGRCDTTESKVSRKVPSHHPRDEMKKRKVGMRRAEQNKVSALQSRSPSRKSVVKAAARQPRPALLHGSARRKATGMEGHQPLSVANQSRERPTSQQRQSTPTGEAPLKTALQRGGSDQQSLRPSSACHLKRSPLVEAELGEIWPSTALFRQSSLPHKWAEKERAYRSPEKRSSLPRPAKSLTRHIPAAEQEDSSTPRRPTCTDSARSRSVRSGASTPGSTAVTPGTPPSYSCRTPGSRTPGSHTPKSFSLLQEKKIAVIRTPPKSPSSAQKQLKVLNQPLPDLKNVKSKIGSTSNLKHQPKGGQVQIQSKKIDVSHVTAKCGSMSNIHHRPGGGHVRIENVKLDFKEKAHAKVGSMDNASHVPGGGNIMIESHKLMFRETAKARVDHGAEIVVTHSPGGETGGNSPRLSSAGSINLLESPQLSTLAQDVTAALAKQGL, encoded by the exons ATGAAAGAGGATGAACCCCAGCAGGCACCACAAGATCAAGTATCACACACAGTCGACAAAACACCTGAAGGAGTAGAACACGTCTTGGCTGAGTCTTCCTCAGTGACAATGTCTCCACTTAAGCAGCCAGACAAACAGGACACAGGGAAGATGATAGAAGAGGTACCTGAGAGTCATTTGCTCGTTGAGTCCAAAGCCATAGCAGAAAAACAGCCCTCACTTGGTGAAGAGGGCTTACACCTCCATGCAGAGGACCGAGAAAGACACATCTTACAGAGCAAACCAGAAACCTCTAAgagtgacagtgaggacaaaTTTGTGACAATTGAGAGAATGCAGAAAGAGGGCCCAGACAGTGGCAGTGACATTCAGTTGCATGAGACACCACCACAGACTGACGTGAACAAAGGTGATCAAAGGCAAGTTACTTTCAAACCAAGTTCAGAACCTGGCATAGAGCCAACTGTCACAGCAGATACATTAACTGAGGATGAGTCAAGAGCGAAAGCCTACTTTGAGACATCCACACAAAACCGTGAAGAGGagccatcacaaacacaaagttaCTATGAACTCAGTACGGTAACAGAGACTAAATTAAGCCAGGAGAAAACTGTTAACAGTTTAAATGTTGAATCAAGGCACCAGACCCTTGATCAGGTTAGCTCCAAAGTGACAAGTGAAAGCATTATACAGAAGCAAGAAGAACACTCAGAGGGAAAGGTTGGGCTGTCTCCTGGGAAAATGTCATTGGAACAGAGAAGCCTCTCCCTGAATGTTACTGTTGGGTCCTTGGCAGGGCAGACAACGGTGGGAGGTAAGTCAAGCAGCATCTCAGCTATCTTGTGTCCTATCAGTGGAAGTTTTGATGAATCAACAGCTGTTCCTCCAACACCATCAGTAGAAAGCCATTCACCCAAGATTCCTCCAGCTCTGTCCGTTACCCCAACCTTCACTGAATCTCCTGAAGATATCTCAaccaagacagaaagagatggatTACCCTCCCCCAAACACACTTTTGAACAAACAAGTGGTCTCTCTGAGATGTTGGACCTGGCAGGAGCCCTGCCTAGACGATCACTAGAAAAGAGGGAGATGGACCATAGACGAAAGTCTGTACCCGCCAATGTATCAGCTCTGGTGGGGAGTTCTTTGGCTAAACTTGCCCTGGGAGAACAGACGCCGAGAGTGATGGAAGGGGAAagccagctggaggagctgggctACTGTGTCTTCAGTGAGTACTCAGGGCCCATGCCCTCCCCTGCAGACCTCCCTAGTCCAGGGCACTCCCCTCATCAgcatttcccttcagtggagagtgagggggaggaggaactTGGAGCTATTAAAGCCAAAGATGATCAGAAAGTTGCAATGAAACAACCAGACCAAAAAGAAGTTGTCACTGACATTTCTCAGAAAATTGTGGTTGAGAAGAAGGAAGTTCTTGGAGCACCAGTGAAGTCTACTATGATGCTTGAAAGAGCTGTGACAACTGGCATGAAACCTGATCGCCTAAGGATCCCTGTGACCTCTAAAGACCGACTGTCTGAATTTCGTTTGGAGAGTGGTTTGCCCGATGACATCAAGATCCAAGCTATCCCTGAGGTAGAGGTGGAAAAGGACCCTTCCAGAGAGGCCTCTCCTATTCCACCAGACAATTCATTTACTTTTAGTACTAGCGGAATTGGAGGTAAGGGTTCCCTGACTCCCACCACCCCCAAGTCTCCAGATGATGCATCTTCAGAATTTCATGTCACTGGGGAGGGAACCAAGACTGTTATGTCTGATGTCAAAGCAGAAAAGGATCTAGAGTCTgagaatattaataataaacaGTCAGAGTCgaacaaagagatgaagaaatgTGACTGTGATCATCAAATCAGGACTGGTGAAGAATCAGAGGTAGCAAAAATGGATGAATCCTCAGGAAAGAGTTTAGAAAAAGAGCGCGAAAAGTGTCAAAGTGAGCATGGGATAACTGGAACATttgaagaaacagaaacaggaaccCAAGAGGCATCAAAAGCTGGTCAGCATCCTCTCATTGAGAAACCCACAGTTGAGAAAGATGCCCAAAACCAGTTAGGGGAGATCAATCAGAAAGGCCCTGTGATACCACCAGTATCTTCCCCAGTCATCATCATACCTCAAGCacaagtggaggaggaggcagaggaagaggactATGTTGAGATTGCTGAAGAGCCTCAAGAGATAATGGAGGAATCTGAAGAGTCTGTGCTTCCCAAGGAGCAAGCACACGAGTGTCTCCTCAGAGAGGAGGCgaaggagggaaaaacaaaagaggaggTGAGGCTAGTGGAAGGTATTCAGATGACTGAAGATGAGCCTAAGTCTGGAGCAGAAGAATCAAGTCACAGTGGACAAATCAGTAATGAGGGGGAACCTGATACAGACAgctctcacctgtctgcctgctctgACCACGATCTGCCACAGTTACCTCTGGAAAGAGGTAAAAATGAGGAGATGAAAGAGGACAGGGTAGTAGACAAGCCCCAAAAAGccaaggaaggagagaagaaagaggaggatgagaggcAAGGACAAGTAGAGGAAGAGGACAAGGAGAAGGAAGTTGAATCTGCCAAGTCagatgaagagaaagaagaaagggaaaagatGGATGATAAGGATAGCGAGGAAAGAACACAAGAGGAGGGTTATAGAGAAGAAGAGAGCAAAGACATTGAGATtggtgaggaggtggaggagaccTCTTGTATGCTCAGCCAGACCAGTCAGACAGCTAACGATGAAACCACCATGGATGTCTCCATCAGTGGCTGGATGGACTCACAAG ATGATGATATAAGTGTCATGACTGAGAAAATTGAAGCCCTTCCTCAGACCCAGAGTCCTACCAGTACACCTGTGGTGGACAGACCCGCTAAACGGGCCCCTGGCAGAGAGAAGGGCCGCTGTGACACCACTGAGAGTAAAGTGTCCCGCAAAGTGCCCAGCCACCATCCAAGAGACGAgatgaagaagagaaaag TGGGCATGAGGAGGGCTGAACAGAATAAGGTGTCAGCCCTCCAAAGTCGCTCTCCATCTCGAAAGAGTGTAGTCAAAGCGGCGGCCAGACAACCTAGGCCTGCTCTGCTTCACGGCTCTGCTAGACGCAAGGCCACAG GCATGGAGGGCCACCAGCCACTCAGTGTGGCCAACCAGTCCAGGGAGAGGCCCACT TCCCAACAGAGACAGTCT ACCCCCACAGGGGAGGCTCCTTTAAAGACGGCATTGCAGCGCGGGGGGTCTGATCAACAGTCCCTCCGCCCCAGCTCTGCCTGTCACCTTAAACGGAGCCCCCTGGTGGAGGCGGAGCTTGGTGAGATCTGGCCTTCCACCGCATTGTTCCGCCAGTCCTCCTTACCTCACAAATGGGCAGAGAAG GAGAGAGCCTACCGCAGCCCAGAGAAGAGGTCATCCCTGCCCAGGCCAGCCAAATCTCTGACACGCCACATCCCTGCTGCTGAACAAGAGGACAGCAGCACCCCCCGCAGGCCAACAT GTACAGACTCTGCACGCTCCCGGTCGGTGCGTAGCGGTGCTTCCACCCCTGGCTCCACCGCCGTCACACCCGGCACTCCGCCCAGCTACTCCTGCCGCACTCCTGGATCGCGCACCCCTGGCAGCCATACGCCCAAGTCCTTCAGCCTCCTGCAGGAGAAGAAGATTGCGGTGATCCGGACCCCGCCAAAGTCACCCTCCTCTGCCCAGAAGCAGCTGAAGGTCCTCAATCAGCCCCTGCCCGACCTCAAGAATGTCAAGTCAAAGATCGGCTCCACCTCCAACTTAAAGCACCAGCCGAAAGGAGGACAG GTCCAAATCCAGTCCAAGAAGATAGATGTGAGCCATGTTACTGCCAAATGTGGCTCCATGTCCAACATTCACCACAGACCAG GTGGCGGTCATGTGCGTATAGAGAACGTGAAGCTGGACTTCAAAGAAAAGGCCCATGCCAAGGTTGGCTCCATGGACAATGCCAGCCATGTTCCTGGAGGGGGGAACATTAtg ATTGAGAGCCACAAGCTGATGTTCCGGGAAACGGCCAAGGCTCGAGTGGACCATGGTGCGGAAATCGTCGTCACCCACTCCCCTGGGGGTGAGACGGGGGGCAATTCCCCTCGCCTGTCCTCTGCCGGCAGCATCAACCTCCTGGAGTCTCCCCAGCTCTCCACGCTGGCCCAAGATGTCACCGCTGCCCTGGCCAAGCAGGGCTTATGA
- the LOC115375102 gene encoding microtubule-associated protein 2-like isoform X2: MKEDEPQQAPQDQVSHTVDKTPEGVEHVLAESSSVTMSPLKQPDKQDTGKMIEEVPESHLLVESKAIAEKQPSLGEEGLHLHAEDRERHILQSKPETSKSDSEDKFVTIERMQKEGPDSGSDIQLHETPPQTDVNKGDQRQVTFKPSSEPGIEPTVTADTLTEDESRAKAYFETSTQNREEEPSQTQSYYELSTVTETKLSQEKTVNSLNVESRHQTLDQVSSKVTSESIIQKQEEHSEGKVGLSPGKMSLEQRSLSLNVTVGSLAGQTTVGGKSSSISAILCPISGSFDESTAVPPTPSVESHSPKIPPALSVTPTFTESPEDISTKTERDGLPSPKHTFEQTSGLSEMLDLAGALPRRSLEKREMDHRRKSVPANVSALVGSSLAKLALGEQTPRVMEGESQLEELGYCVFSEYSGPMPSPADLPSPGHSPHQHFPSVESEGEEELGAIKAKDDQKVAMKQPDQKEVVTDISQKIVVEKKEVLGAPVKSTMMLERAVTTGMKPDRLRIPVTSKDRLSEFRLESGLPDDIKIQAIPEVEVEKDPSREASPIPPDNSFTFSTSGIGGKGSLTPTTPKSPDDASSEFHVTGEGTKTVMSDVKAEKDLESENINNKQSESNKEMKKCDCDHQIRTGEESEVAKMDESSGKSLEKEREKCQSEHGITGTFEETETGTQEASKAGQHPLIEKPTVEKDAQNQLGEINQKGPVIPPVSSPVIIIPQAQVEEEAEEEDYVEIAEEPQEIMEESEESVLPKEQAHECLLREEAKEGKTKEEVRLVEGIQMTEDEPKSGAEESSHSGQISNEGEPDTDSSHLSACSDHDLPQLPLERGKNEEMKEDRVVDKPQKAKEGEKKEEDERQGQVEEEDKEKEVESAKSDEEKEEREKMDDKDSEERTQEEGYREEESKDIEIGEEVEETSCMLSQTSQTANDETTMDVSISGWMDSQDDDISVMTEKIEALPQTQSPTSTPVVDRPAKRAPGREKGRCDTTESKVSRKVPSHHPRDEMKKRKVGMRRAEQNKVSALQSRSPSRKSVVKAAARQPRPALLHGSARRKATGMEGHQPLSVANQSRERPTSQQRQSTPTGEAPLKTALQRGGSDQQSLRPSSACHLKRSPLVEAELGEIWPSTALFRQSSLPHKWAEKERAYRSPEKRSSLPRPAKSLTRHIPAAEQEDSSTPRRPTCTDSARSRSVRSGASTPGSTAVTPGTPPSYSCRTPGSRTPGSHTPKSFSLLQEKKIAVIRTPPKSPSSAQKQLKVLNQPLPDLKNVKSKIGSTSNLKHQPKGGQIQILNEKLDFSHVQSKCGSKDNLKHSPRGGNVFIPSVKLDYSHVQSKCGSLDKIQHHAGGGHVQIQSKKIDVSHVTAKCGSMSNIHHRPGGGHVRIENVKLDFKEKAHAKVGSMDNASHVPGGGNIMIESHKLMFRETAKARVDHGAEIVVTHSPGGETGGNSPRLSSAGSINLLESPQLSTLAQDVTAALAKQGL, encoded by the exons ATGAAAGAGGATGAACCCCAGCAGGCACCACAAGATCAAGTATCACACACAGTCGACAAAACACCTGAAGGAGTAGAACACGTCTTGGCTGAGTCTTCCTCAGTGACAATGTCTCCACTTAAGCAGCCAGACAAACAGGACACAGGGAAGATGATAGAAGAGGTACCTGAGAGTCATTTGCTCGTTGAGTCCAAAGCCATAGCAGAAAAACAGCCCTCACTTGGTGAAGAGGGCTTACACCTCCATGCAGAGGACCGAGAAAGACACATCTTACAGAGCAAACCAGAAACCTCTAAgagtgacagtgaggacaaaTTTGTGACAATTGAGAGAATGCAGAAAGAGGGCCCAGACAGTGGCAGTGACATTCAGTTGCATGAGACACCACCACAGACTGACGTGAACAAAGGTGATCAAAGGCAAGTTACTTTCAAACCAAGTTCAGAACCTGGCATAGAGCCAACTGTCACAGCAGATACATTAACTGAGGATGAGTCAAGAGCGAAAGCCTACTTTGAGACATCCACACAAAACCGTGAAGAGGagccatcacaaacacaaagttaCTATGAACTCAGTACGGTAACAGAGACTAAATTAAGCCAGGAGAAAACTGTTAACAGTTTAAATGTTGAATCAAGGCACCAGACCCTTGATCAGGTTAGCTCCAAAGTGACAAGTGAAAGCATTATACAGAAGCAAGAAGAACACTCAGAGGGAAAGGTTGGGCTGTCTCCTGGGAAAATGTCATTGGAACAGAGAAGCCTCTCCCTGAATGTTACTGTTGGGTCCTTGGCAGGGCAGACAACGGTGGGAGGTAAGTCAAGCAGCATCTCAGCTATCTTGTGTCCTATCAGTGGAAGTTTTGATGAATCAACAGCTGTTCCTCCAACACCATCAGTAGAAAGCCATTCACCCAAGATTCCTCCAGCTCTGTCCGTTACCCCAACCTTCACTGAATCTCCTGAAGATATCTCAaccaagacagaaagagatggatTACCCTCCCCCAAACACACTTTTGAACAAACAAGTGGTCTCTCTGAGATGTTGGACCTGGCAGGAGCCCTGCCTAGACGATCACTAGAAAAGAGGGAGATGGACCATAGACGAAAGTCTGTACCCGCCAATGTATCAGCTCTGGTGGGGAGTTCTTTGGCTAAACTTGCCCTGGGAGAACAGACGCCGAGAGTGATGGAAGGGGAAagccagctggaggagctgggctACTGTGTCTTCAGTGAGTACTCAGGGCCCATGCCCTCCCCTGCAGACCTCCCTAGTCCAGGGCACTCCCCTCATCAgcatttcccttcagtggagagtgagggggaggaggaactTGGAGCTATTAAAGCCAAAGATGATCAGAAAGTTGCAATGAAACAACCAGACCAAAAAGAAGTTGTCACTGACATTTCTCAGAAAATTGTGGTTGAGAAGAAGGAAGTTCTTGGAGCACCAGTGAAGTCTACTATGATGCTTGAAAGAGCTGTGACAACTGGCATGAAACCTGATCGCCTAAGGATCCCTGTGACCTCTAAAGACCGACTGTCTGAATTTCGTTTGGAGAGTGGTTTGCCCGATGACATCAAGATCCAAGCTATCCCTGAGGTAGAGGTGGAAAAGGACCCTTCCAGAGAGGCCTCTCCTATTCCACCAGACAATTCATTTACTTTTAGTACTAGCGGAATTGGAGGTAAGGGTTCCCTGACTCCCACCACCCCCAAGTCTCCAGATGATGCATCTTCAGAATTTCATGTCACTGGGGAGGGAACCAAGACTGTTATGTCTGATGTCAAAGCAGAAAAGGATCTAGAGTCTgagaatattaataataaacaGTCAGAGTCgaacaaagagatgaagaaatgTGACTGTGATCATCAAATCAGGACTGGTGAAGAATCAGAGGTAGCAAAAATGGATGAATCCTCAGGAAAGAGTTTAGAAAAAGAGCGCGAAAAGTGTCAAAGTGAGCATGGGATAACTGGAACATttgaagaaacagaaacaggaaccCAAGAGGCATCAAAAGCTGGTCAGCATCCTCTCATTGAGAAACCCACAGTTGAGAAAGATGCCCAAAACCAGTTAGGGGAGATCAATCAGAAAGGCCCTGTGATACCACCAGTATCTTCCCCAGTCATCATCATACCTCAAGCacaagtggaggaggaggcagaggaagaggactATGTTGAGATTGCTGAAGAGCCTCAAGAGATAATGGAGGAATCTGAAGAGTCTGTGCTTCCCAAGGAGCAAGCACACGAGTGTCTCCTCAGAGAGGAGGCgaaggagggaaaaacaaaagaggaggTGAGGCTAGTGGAAGGTATTCAGATGACTGAAGATGAGCCTAAGTCTGGAGCAGAAGAATCAAGTCACAGTGGACAAATCAGTAATGAGGGGGAACCTGATACAGACAgctctcacctgtctgcctgctctgACCACGATCTGCCACAGTTACCTCTGGAAAGAGGTAAAAATGAGGAGATGAAAGAGGACAGGGTAGTAGACAAGCCCCAAAAAGccaaggaaggagagaagaaagaggaggatgagaggcAAGGACAAGTAGAGGAAGAGGACAAGGAGAAGGAAGTTGAATCTGCCAAGTCagatgaagagaaagaagaaagggaaaagatGGATGATAAGGATAGCGAGGAAAGAACACAAGAGGAGGGTTATAGAGAAGAAGAGAGCAAAGACATTGAGATtggtgaggaggtggaggagaccTCTTGTATGCTCAGCCAGACCAGTCAGACAGCTAACGATGAAACCACCATGGATGTCTCCATCAGTGGCTGGATGGACTCACAAG ATGATGATATAAGTGTCATGACTGAGAAAATTGAAGCCCTTCCTCAGACCCAGAGTCCTACCAGTACACCTGTGGTGGACAGACCCGCTAAACGGGCCCCTGGCAGAGAGAAGGGCCGCTGTGACACCACTGAGAGTAAAGTGTCCCGCAAAGTGCCCAGCCACCATCCAAGAGACGAgatgaagaagagaaaag TGGGCATGAGGAGGGCTGAACAGAATAAGGTGTCAGCCCTCCAAAGTCGCTCTCCATCTCGAAAGAGTGTAGTCAAAGCGGCGGCCAGACAACCTAGGCCTGCTCTGCTTCACGGCTCTGCTAGACGCAAGGCCACAG GCATGGAGGGCCACCAGCCACTCAGTGTGGCCAACCAGTCCAGGGAGAGGCCCACT TCCCAACAGAGACAGTCT ACCCCCACAGGGGAGGCTCCTTTAAAGACGGCATTGCAGCGCGGGGGGTCTGATCAACAGTCCCTCCGCCCCAGCTCTGCCTGTCACCTTAAACGGAGCCCCCTGGTGGAGGCGGAGCTTGGTGAGATCTGGCCTTCCACCGCATTGTTCCGCCAGTCCTCCTTACCTCACAAATGGGCAGAGAAG GAGAGAGCCTACCGCAGCCCAGAGAAGAGGTCATCCCTGCCCAGGCCAGCCAAATCTCTGACACGCCACATCCCTGCTGCTGAACAAGAGGACAGCAGCACCCCCCGCAGGCCAACAT GTACAGACTCTGCACGCTCCCGGTCGGTGCGTAGCGGTGCTTCCACCCCTGGCTCCACCGCCGTCACACCCGGCACTCCGCCCAGCTACTCCTGCCGCACTCCTGGATCGCGCACCCCTGGCAGCCATACGCCCAAGTCCTTCAGCCTCCTGCAGGAGAAGAAGATTGCGGTGATCCGGACCCCGCCAAAGTCACCCTCCTCTGCCCAGAAGCAGCTGAAGGTCCTCAATCAGCCCCTGCCCGACCTCAAGAATGTCAAGTCAAAGATCGGCTCCACCTCCAACTTAAAGCACCAGCCGAAAGGAGGACAG ATTCAAATTTTAAACGAGAAGCTGGACTTCAGTCATGTTCAGTCAAAGTGCGGCTCCAAGGATAATCTGAAGCACTCGCCCAGAGGAGGCAAT GTCTTTATTCCAAGCGTTAAACTGGACTATAGCCATGTTCAGTCTAAATGTGGCTCCCTGGACAAAATCCAGCACCATGCAGGCGGAGGACAT GTCCAAATCCAGTCCAAGAAGATAGATGTGAGCCATGTTACTGCCAAATGTGGCTCCATGTCCAACATTCACCACAGACCAG GTGGCGGTCATGTGCGTATAGAGAACGTGAAGCTGGACTTCAAAGAAAAGGCCCATGCCAAGGTTGGCTCCATGGACAATGCCAGCCATGTTCCTGGAGGGGGGAACATTAtg ATTGAGAGCCACAAGCTGATGTTCCGGGAAACGGCCAAGGCTCGAGTGGACCATGGTGCGGAAATCGTCGTCACCCACTCCCCTGGGGGTGAGACGGGGGGCAATTCCCCTCGCCTGTCCTCTGCCGGCAGCATCAACCTCCTGGAGTCTCCCCAGCTCTCCACGCTGGCCCAAGATGTCACCGCTGCCCTGGCCAAGCAGGGCTTATGA